In Halorhabdus tiamatea SARL4B, a genomic segment contains:
- a CDS encoding 30S ribosomal protein S14, producing MSESETTDDAGAEATGEQAAKRTGGREACQRCGREQGLVGKYDIWLCRQCFREISRDMGFRKYR from the coding sequence ATGAGCGAGAGTGAGACAACTGACGATGCGGGCGCGGAAGCGACCGGCGAGCAGGCCGCAAAGCGGACCGGCGGGCGCGAAGCCTGCCAGCGGTGTGGCCGCGAGCAGGGTCTGGTCGGGAAGTACGACATCTGGCTCTGCCGGCAGTGTTTCCGGGAGATCTCCCGCGACATGGGATTCAGGAAGTATCGATAA
- a CDS encoding 50S ribosomal protein L5, which yields MSSESRDAEFHDMREPSVEKVVVHMGIGQGGQELADAEEILAEIAGQQPVRTTAKATVGEFDIRQGDPVGTKVTLRDEAAEAFLETALALVDLDAAQFDETGNFSFGVEEHTDFPSQEYDPTIGIYGLDVTVNLTRPGYRVAKRDKAARPIPSNHRLDPADAIAFVESTFDAEVSQ from the coding sequence ATGAGCTCCGAGAGTCGGGACGCCGAGTTCCACGACATGCGCGAGCCTTCCGTCGAGAAGGTTGTCGTCCACATGGGTATCGGCCAGGGTGGCCAGGAACTCGCAGACGCCGAGGAGATCCTGGCAGAGATCGCCGGCCAGCAGCCGGTGCGGACGACCGCGAAGGCCACGGTCGGCGAGTTCGACATCCGTCAGGGCGATCCGGTCGGGACGAAGGTCACCCTTCGTGACGAGGCCGCCGAGGCGTTCCTCGAGACGGCGCTGGCACTGGTCGACCTCGACGCGGCGCAGTTCGACGAGACCGGCAACTTCAGCTTCGGCGTCGAGGAACACACCGACTTCCCCAGCCAGGAGTACGACCCGACGATCGGGATCTACGGGCTGGACGTGACGGTGAACCTGACGCGGCCGGGCTATCGCGTGGCAAAGCGCGACAAGGCCGCCCGGCCGATTCCCTCGAACCATCGACTCGACCCCGCGGACGCCATCGCGTTCGTCGAGTCGACCTTCGACGCGGAGGTGAGCCAATGA
- a CDS encoding 30S ribosomal protein S4e has protein sequence MSNHQKRLSVPNSWPIERKTETFTVKADAGPHGEAGVPLLIVLRDVLGYVDSRKEARFALDQDQVLINGDPESDETRPVGMFDILAFTEREEFYRVFPGEGGRLALTPIDEDSAQSKLGKIVQKQFVPGGDLQLTLHDGETLLVSEDAPYEGNDSIVVENDSEEVIAHFEYEEGALVTAVDGQHAGEIGTIEEIQVTPGSAENNVRIDREDGSIIETIEEYVVVIDENFVESDDEDADAEADEADEATADADAADEETAEEADAADEDGDTDGGEDE, from the coding sequence ATGAGCAACCACCAGAAACGACTCTCGGTACCGAACAGCTGGCCGATCGAGCGCAAGACCGAGACCTTCACCGTGAAGGCCGACGCCGGCCCCCACGGCGAGGCGGGCGTGCCCCTGTTGATCGTCCTTCGTGACGTCCTGGGGTACGTCGACAGCCGCAAGGAGGCTCGCTTCGCCTTGGATCAGGACCAGGTCCTGATCAACGGCGACCCCGAAAGCGACGAGACCCGCCCGGTGGGGATGTTCGACATCCTCGCGTTCACGGAGCGCGAGGAGTTCTATCGCGTCTTCCCCGGCGAGGGCGGTCGACTCGCGCTGACGCCGATCGACGAGGATTCGGCCCAGTCGAAGCTGGGGAAAATCGTCCAAAAGCAGTTCGTCCCCGGCGGCGACCTCCAGCTGACGCTGCACGACGGTGAGACGCTGCTGGTCTCCGAGGACGCGCCCTACGAGGGCAACGACTCGATCGTCGTCGAGAACGACAGCGAGGAGGTCATCGCCCACTTCGAGTACGAGGAGGGCGCACTCGTGACGGCTGTCGACGGCCAGCACGCCGGCGAGATCGGGACGATCGAGGAGATCCAGGTCACGCCCGGCAGCGCCGAGAACAACGTCCGCATCGACCGCGAGGACGGCTCGATCATCGAGACGATCGAGGAGTACGTCGTCGTCATCGACGAGAACTTCGTCGAGAGTGACGACGAGGACGCTGACGCGGAAGCCGACGAGGCTGACGAAGCGACCGCCGACGCTGACGCGGCCGACGAGGAGACGGCCGAGGAGGCCGATGCGGCCGACGAAGACGGCGATACCGACGGAGGTGAGGACGAATGA
- the rplX gene encoding 50S ribosomal protein L24 — MSEQPTKQRNQTERASLHERHKQVHATLTEDLREEYGQRRVRVNAGDTVEVMRGDFAGEEGEVLDVDLRDATISVEDVTLETADGEEVPRRLEASNVRVTDLDLSDDVRAQRLESEDSQ, encoded by the coding sequence ATGAGTGAACAACCAACCAAACAGCGCAATCAGACCGAGCGTGCCTCGCTGCACGAGCGACACAAGCAGGTGCACGCGACGCTGACCGAGGACCTTCGCGAGGAGTACGGCCAGCGCCGCGTTCGTGTCAACGCGGGCGACACGGTCGAGGTCATGCGCGGCGACTTCGCCGGCGAGGAAGGCGAAGTGCTCGACGTCGATCTGCGGGACGCGACGATCAGCGTCGAGGACGTCACCCTCGAGACTGCCGACGGCGAGGAAGTGCCCCGGCGACTCGAGGCGAGCAACGTCCGCGTGACCGACCTCGACCTCTCGGACGACGTGCGCGCACAACGACTTGAATCGGAGGATAGCCAATGA
- a CDS encoding 50S ribosomal protein L14, translating into MEALNADVTQGLEKGSLVTCADNSGARELKVISVAGYSGTKNRHPKAGLGDKITVSVTKGTPEMRRQVLEAVVVRQRKPIRRPDGTRVKFEDNAAVIVDENEDPRGTELRGPIAREVAERFGSIASAATMIV; encoded by the coding sequence ATGGAGGCCCTCAACGCCGACGTCACCCAGGGCCTAGAGAAGGGCTCGCTGGTGACGTGTGCCGACAACTCCGGCGCACGCGAACTCAAGGTGATCAGCGTCGCCGGCTACTCCGGCACGAAGAACCGCCATCCGAAGGCGGGCCTGGGCGACAAGATCACCGTCTCGGTGACCAAGGGGACCCCGGAGATGCGACGGCAGGTGCTGGAGGCGGTCGTCGTCCGCCAGCGCAAGCCGATCCGCCGACCTGACGGCACGCGCGTGAAGTTCGAGGACAACGCGGCCGTCATCGTCGACGAGAACGAGGATCCCCGGGGCACCGAACTCCGCGGGCCGATCGCCCGCGAGGTGGCCGAACGCTTCGGCTCCATCGCCTCGGCCGCAACGATGATCGTCTAG
- a CDS encoding 30S ribosomal protein S17 codes for MALGLNVQQPDATCDDENCPFHGTLSVRGQTLEGTVASTDMQKTVVVEREYDVTVPKYDRLMKRRSRIPAHAPPCMDVEEGDTVTIAETRPLSKTKSHAVVAKHGGED; via the coding sequence ATGGCGCTAGGACTGAACGTACAGCAACCGGATGCGACCTGCGACGACGAGAACTGCCCGTTCCACGGCACCCTTTCGGTGCGCGGGCAGACGCTCGAAGGCACAGTCGCGTCCACCGACATGCAGAAGACCGTCGTCGTCGAGCGAGAGTACGACGTAACAGTGCCGAAATACGACCGCCTCATGAAACGGCGGAGCCGGATTCCGGCCCATGCACCCCCGTGCATGGACGTCGAGGAAGGCGACACGGTCACGATCGCAGAGACCCGACCACTGTCGAAGACGAAATCCCACGCAGTGGTCGCGAAACACGGAGGTGAGGACTGA
- a CDS encoding ribonuclease P protein component 1: protein MPLTPDTLARHELIGLSARVSAATNADLVGIDGTVVDETAKTLSIERGSRTWQVPKATATVEFTLSSDDPAATDGELVVTVDGERLVAPPARRTERRGESTWR, encoded by the coding sequence ATGCCACTCACCCCCGACACCCTTGCGCGGCACGAACTCATCGGGCTTTCCGCCCGCGTGAGCGCCGCGACCAACGCGGATCTCGTCGGCATCGACGGCACGGTCGTCGACGAGACGGCCAAGACGCTGTCGATCGAGCGAGGGAGTCGGACGTGGCAGGTCCCGAAGGCGACGGCGACCGTCGAGTTCACGCTATCGAGTGACGATCCAGCCGCCACGGACGGCGAGCTGGTCGTCACTGTCGACGGCGAACGACTCGTGGCCCCGCCGGCCAGACGGACCGAACGCAGAGGTGAATCCACATGGCGCTAG
- the rpmC gene encoding 50S ribosomal protein L29, giving the protein MTILHPEEIRDMTQAERESELEGLQTELLNARAVQATGGAPENPGRIKEIRKAIARIKTIDAEDAESE; this is encoded by the coding sequence ATGACGATCCTCCATCCCGAAGAGATCCGCGACATGACTCAAGCCGAACGCGAGAGCGAACTCGAGGGGCTCCAGACGGAGCTGCTCAACGCCCGCGCCGTCCAGGCGACGGGTGGTGCCCCGGAGAATCCCGGGCGGATCAAGGAGATCCGGAAGGCGATCGCGCGGATCAAGACGATCGACGCTGAGGACGCGGAGAGCGAATAA
- a CDS encoding 30S ribosomal protein S3, producing the protein MADELQFIEDGLQRTQIDEFFEDELGRAGYGGMEVAKTPMGTQIVLEAEKPGMVIGKGGKNIRKITTTLEEEFGLEDPQVDVQEVEEPDLNARIVADRLANALERGWYFRKAGHTTIDRIMESGAKGAEIVLSGKVTGARSRVEKFNRGYIKHNGEPAEDIVDHGQGVAVMKLGTIGVDVKIIPPEAELPDDFEIYEDVEVEDYVEDVEEGSVEELLAGEPEEGDAAEAADADAADAADDAAEDAPDEEVVEEAAEAEEFDDVDVPDDAGVEDELDELEESVDEELDEETEAEAEELLDEMDSAEDDDAADDGDTAADADEEGEAE; encoded by the coding sequence ATGGCGGACGAACTCCAGTTCATCGAGGACGGCCTTCAGCGCACCCAGATCGACGAGTTCTTCGAGGACGAACTCGGTCGCGCGGGCTACGGCGGCATGGAAGTCGCCAAGACGCCGATGGGGACTCAGATCGTCCTCGAGGCCGAAAAGCCCGGCATGGTGATCGGCAAGGGTGGGAAGAACATCCGCAAGATCACCACCACGCTCGAAGAGGAGTTCGGCCTCGAAGATCCCCAGGTCGACGTCCAGGAGGTCGAGGAACCGGACCTCAACGCCCGGATCGTCGCCGATCGCCTGGCGAACGCCCTCGAACGCGGCTGGTATTTCCGGAAGGCCGGTCACACCACGATCGACCGGATTATGGAGTCCGGCGCGAAGGGTGCCGAGATCGTCCTCTCCGGAAAGGTCACGGGCGCACGCTCCCGCGTGGAGAAGTTCAACCGTGGCTACATCAAGCACAACGGCGAACCCGCCGAGGACATCGTCGATCACGGTCAGGGCGTCGCCGTCATGAAGCTCGGTACGATCGGGGTGGACGTCAAGATCATCCCGCCCGAGGCCGAGCTGCCCGACGACTTCGAGATCTACGAGGACGTCGAAGTCGAGGACTACGTCGAGGACGTCGAGGAGGGCTCCGTCGAGGAGCTGCTCGCCGGTGAGCCCGAGGAGGGCGACGCTGCCGAGGCAGCTGATGCGGACGCCGCCGACGCCGCGGACGACGCGGCCGAGGACGCTCCCGACGAAGAGGTCGTCGAGGAGGCCGCCGAGGCCGAGGAGTTCGACGACGTCGACGTCCCGGACGACGCGGGTGTCGAGGACGAACTCGACGAACTCGAGGAGTCCGTCGACGAGGAACTCGACGAGGAGACCGAGGCGGAAGCCGAGGAGCTTCTCGACGAGATGGACAGTGCGGAAGACGACGACGCCGCGGACGACGGAGATACGGCGGCTGACGCGGACGAGGAGGGTGAGGCCGAATGA
- a CDS encoding 50S ribosomal protein L22 translates to MGISYSVDADPDTTAKAMLRERQMSHKHSKAIAREIKGMTAAEAVAYLEDVIEGNRSVPFKSHNSGVGHRNDIDGWDAGRYPEKASKAFIDLLENAIGNAEYAGMDGESMQIAHVAAHKVGEQQGRKPRAMGRANPWNTPEVDVELILEELDAEGDD, encoded by the coding sequence ATGGGAATCAGCTACTCAGTCGACGCGGATCCGGACACGACGGCGAAAGCGATGCTCCGGGAGCGTCAGATGAGCCACAAGCACAGCAAGGCCATCGCCCGGGAGATCAAGGGCATGACGGCCGCCGAGGCGGTCGCCTATCTCGAGGACGTCATCGAGGGCAACCGATCGGTGCCCTTCAAGTCCCACAACTCGGGCGTCGGCCACCGAAACGACATCGACGGCTGGGACGCCGGCCGCTATCCCGAGAAGGCCAGCAAGGCCTTCATCGATCTGCTCGAGAACGCGATCGGCAACGCCGAGTACGCGGGCATGGACGGCGAGTCCATGCAGATCGCCCACGTCGCCGCCCACAAGGTCGGCGAACAGCAGGGCCGCAAGCCCCGCGCGATGGGGCGGGCCAACCCGTGGAACACGCCGGAAGTCGACGTCGAACTCATCCTCGAGGAACTCGACGCGGAGGGTGATGACTGA
- a CDS encoding 30S ribosomal protein S19 → MSSHDYQIGHEGEFTYRGHTLEELQDMSVEEVAELLPARQRRSIKRGLSYEKRQLLEEAREAGEEETANDPIRTHLRDMPILPEFVGITFAVYNGQSFERVKVEPEMLGHYLGEFQLTRTSVEHGQAGIGATRSSKFVPLK, encoded by the coding sequence ATGAGCTCACACGATTACCAGATCGGTCACGAGGGCGAGTTTACCTACCGTGGCCACACGCTCGAGGAGTTGCAGGACATGTCCGTCGAGGAAGTCGCGGAACTGCTGCCCGCACGTCAGCGGCGAAGTATCAAGCGCGGCCTGTCCTACGAGAAACGACAGTTGCTCGAAGAGGCCCGTGAGGCCGGCGAGGAGGAGACGGCAAACGACCCGATCAGGACGCACCTGCGGGACATGCCGATCCTCCCCGAGTTCGTCGGGATCACGTTCGCGGTCTACAACGGCCAGAGCTTCGAGCGCGTGAAGGTCGAGCCGGAGATGCTCGGCCACTACCTGGGCGAGTTCCAGCTCACGCGCACGAGCGTCGAGCACGGACAGGCCGGGATCGGGGCGACCCGCTCCTCGAAGTTCGTGCCACTCAAGTAA
- a CDS encoding 50S ribosomal protein L2, translating to MGRRIQGQRRGRGTPTFRAPSHRYKADLSHRSTEAREGDVISGTVVDIEHDPARSAPVAAVEFEDGDQRLVLAPEGVGVGDEIQVGVTAAIEPGNTLPLAEIPEGVQICNVEANPGDGGKFARAGGVSAQLMAHDRNVTVVQLPSGDVRRLDPDCRATIGVVAGGGRTEKPFVKAGNKYHKMKSRGTKYPRVRGVAMNAVDHPFGGGGRQHPGQPKSISRNAPPGRKVGDISSRRTGRGGDE from the coding sequence ATGGGACGACGCATTCAAGGTCAACGACGCGGTCGCGGGACCCCGACGTTCCGTGCCCCCTCGCATCGCTACAAGGCCGATCTCTCACACCGGAGCACCGAAGCCCGAGAGGGCGACGTCATCTCGGGGACAGTCGTGGACATCGAACACGACCCCGCCCGGAGTGCACCCGTCGCCGCCGTCGAGTTCGAGGACGGCGATCAGCGCCTCGTCCTCGCGCCGGAAGGCGTCGGCGTCGGCGACGAGATCCAGGTCGGCGTCACTGCGGCGATCGAGCCCGGGAACACGCTCCCGCTGGCCGAGATCCCCGAGGGCGTCCAGATCTGTAACGTCGAGGCCAACCCCGGCGACGGCGGGAAGTTCGCCCGGGCTGGCGGTGTCTCGGCGCAGTTGATGGCCCACGACCGCAACGTGACGGTCGTCCAGTTGCCGAGCGGCGACGTCCGCCGACTCGACCCGGACTGCCGGGCGACGATCGGCGTGGTCGCCGGCGGCGGCCGGACGGAGAAACCCTTCGTGAAGGCCGGCAACAAGTACCACAAGATGAAATCCCGCGGGACGAAGTACCCGCGGGTTCGCGGGGTCGCCATGAACGCGGTCGACCACCCCTTCGGTGGCGGTGGCCGCCAGCACCCCGGACAGCCGAAGTCCATCTCGCGGAACGCCCCGCCGGGACGGAAGGTTGGCGACATCTCCTCGCGCCGGACTGGCCGAGGTGGTGACGAATGA
- a CDS encoding 50S ribosomal protein L23, giving the protein MTDPIDVIDHPHVTEKAMDKMDFQNKLQFIVKTDATKADVRDAVEQQFDVTVENVNAQVTMNGNKKAEVTLSADDDAEEVASRIGVF; this is encoded by the coding sequence ATGACCGATCCGATCGACGTGATCGACCATCCCCACGTCACCGAGAAGGCGATGGACAAGATGGACTTCCAGAACAAGCTCCAGTTCATCGTCAAGACGGATGCGACGAAAGCCGACGTTCGCGACGCCGTCGAACAGCAGTTCGACGTCACCGTCGAGAACGTCAACGCACAGGTCACGATGAATGGCAACAAAAAGGCAGAGGTGACCCTCTCGGCCGACGACGACGCCGAGGAGGTCGCCTCCCGAATCGGGGTGTTCTGA
- the rpl4p gene encoding 50S ribosomal protein L4 gives MQATLHDLDGDAADEIELPDVFETPYRPDLIKNAVLAAQANRKQDYGADEYAGLRTPAESQGSGRGQAHVPQQDGRSRRVPQTVGGRAAHPPKAEKDPAPDLNDKERKLATRSAIAATADAELVAERGHAFDDETDLPLVVSNDFEDLVKTQAVVDVLEALGVDADIERADDRTVRAGQGTTRGRKYRTPKSILFVTSEEPSKAARNLAGADVTTAREVNAEDLAPGTDAGRLTLWTESALAEVADR, from the coding sequence ATGCAGGCAACACTACACGATCTGGACGGCGACGCCGCCGACGAGATCGAGCTGCCGGACGTCTTCGAGACGCCCTATCGGCCCGATCTCATCAAGAACGCGGTGCTCGCAGCCCAGGCAAACAGAAAGCAGGACTACGGCGCAGACGAGTACGCGGGCCTGCGGACGCCCGCCGAGTCACAGGGCAGTGGTCGCGGTCAGGCCCACGTCCCCCAGCAGGACGGACGCAGCCGACGCGTCCCCCAGACCGTCGGCGGCCGAGCGGCCCATCCGCCAAAGGCCGAGAAGGATCCCGCGCCCGACCTCAACGACAAGGAGCGAAAGCTCGCGACCCGGTCGGCGATAGCCGCGACGGCGGACGCCGAACTGGTTGCCGAGCGCGGGCACGCCTTCGACGACGAGACCGACCTGCCGCTGGTCGTCTCTAACGACTTCGAGGACCTGGTCAAGACCCAGGCGGTCGTCGACGTGCTCGAAGCGCTCGGCGTCGATGCCGACATCGAGCGTGCGGACGACCGGACAGTCCGGGCCGGCCAGGGGACGACCCGTGGCCGGAAGTACCGGACGCCGAAGTCGATCCTCTTCGTCACGAGCGAGGAGCCGTCGAAGGCGGCTCGCAACCTCGCGGGCGCGGACGTAACCACCGCCCGGGAGGTCAACGCCGAGGACCTCGCGCCGGGGACCGACGCCGGCCGACTCACCCTCTGGACCGAGAGCGCACTCGCGGAGGTGGCCGACCGATGA
- a CDS encoding 50S ribosomal protein L3, with protein sequence MPQPSRPRKGSLGYGPRTRATSETPRFNSWPDDEGQPGVQGFAGYKAGMSHVVVINDEPNSPREGMEETVPVTVVETPPMRAVALRAYEDTPYGLRPLTEVWTDEFHEDLDRAIDLPAEQDRDGAEAQIRDALDAGRLGDVRLITHTVPGDLPSVPKNKPDVMETRVGGGSLADRLEHGLELVADGGEYAMTDVFRAGEYADVAGVTKGKGTQGPVKRWGVQKRKGKHARQGWRRRIGNLGPWNPSRVRSTVPQQGQTGYHQRTELNKRLIDFGDEDDVTPEGGFVNYGEVEGHYALIKGSLPGPDGRLVRLRPAVRPNDQPRLDPEVRYVSTESNQG encoded by the coding sequence ATGCCACAACCAAGCAGACCACGCAAAGGCTCGCTGGGCTACGGTCCGCGCACGCGGGCGACCAGTGAGACGCCGCGGTTCAACAGTTGGCCCGACGACGAGGGCCAGCCGGGCGTACAGGGCTTTGCCGGCTACAAGGCCGGCATGAGCCACGTCGTTGTCATCAACGACGAGCCCAACTCACCGCGGGAGGGCATGGAGGAAACCGTGCCCGTCACTGTCGTCGAAACCCCGCCGATGCGGGCAGTGGCGCTGCGAGCCTACGAAGACACGCCGTACGGCCTGCGACCGCTCACGGAGGTCTGGACCGACGAGTTCCACGAGGATCTCGACCGGGCCATCGATCTCCCTGCAGAGCAGGACCGCGACGGCGCAGAGGCACAGATCAGAGACGCTCTCGATGCGGGTCGACTCGGGGACGTGCGCCTCATTACGCACACCGTTCCCGGCGACCTGCCGAGCGTCCCGAAGAACAAACCCGACGTGATGGAGACTCGCGTCGGCGGCGGTTCGCTTGCCGATCGCCTCGAGCACGGACTCGAGCTCGTGGCCGACGGCGGCGAGTACGCCATGACCGACGTCTTCCGCGCCGGCGAGTACGCCGACGTGGCGGGCGTCACCAAGGGCAAGGGTACCCAGGGCCCCGTCAAGCGCTGGGGTGTCCAGAAGCGAAAGGGCAAACACGCCCGCCAGGGCTGGCGACGCCGGATCGGCAACCTGGGCCCGTGGAACCCATCGCGGGTTCGCTCGACGGTGCCCCAGCAGGGCCAGACTGGCTACCACCAGCGCACCGAGCTCAACAAGCGCCTCATCGACTTCGGCGACGAGGACGACGTCACCCCCGAGGGTGGCTTCGTCAACTACGGCGAAGTCGAGGGGCATTACGCGCTGATCAAGGGCTCGCTTCCCGGGCCCGACGGTCGCCTGGTTCGCCTGCGCCCGGCCGTCCGGCCGAACGACCAGCCGCGCCTCGACCCCGAGGTACGGTACGTCTCCACGGAGTCTAACCAGGGGTGA
- a CDS encoding putative RNA uridine N3 methyltransferase yields the protein MTQSALVPSSLCREAEDKREATRKIGYVARAATVFRVDRLIVYPDPDGAGRWGDGFVETVLRYAATPPYLRKEVWDRRDELECVGVLPPLRVATQTGSGSDDSGSLRQGIVTEVGSDGRVRVNCGMQHPISLAVPGDRTIREGERVTVRISSRRPVRAKIVDQPPPGYQVDRANLDAALSRPDAGVRIAASRHGQSLTTERLGRLVGTIASAGDMTVAFGAPERGLPAILGVEPGAVDPCTVDELAAAVDAAERNDETVTGSGSDGPRFDLWLNTVPNQGSEVVRTEEAMFATLGPLTLTE from the coding sequence ATGACGCAAAGCGCACTCGTGCCGTCGTCGCTCTGCCGCGAGGCGGAGGACAAACGTGAGGCGACCCGGAAGATCGGCTACGTGGCCCGCGCGGCCACCGTCTTCCGGGTTGATCGACTCATCGTCTACCCCGACCCTGACGGGGCGGGGAGATGGGGCGACGGGTTCGTCGAAACCGTGCTGCGGTACGCCGCCACGCCCCCATACCTCCGAAAGGAGGTCTGGGACAGGCGGGACGAACTGGAGTGTGTCGGCGTCCTGCCGCCGCTCCGCGTTGCGACCCAGACCGGCTCCGGATCGGACGATTCGGGGTCGTTAAGACAGGGAATCGTGACCGAGGTCGGATCTGATGGGCGCGTCCGGGTCAATTGCGGTATGCAACACCCGATCTCCCTCGCCGTTCCGGGCGACCGGACGATACGTGAGGGGGAACGCGTCACCGTCAGGATCTCTTCGAGACGACCGGTTCGCGCGAAGATCGTCGATCAGCCCCCACCGGGCTATCAGGTCGACCGTGCGAACCTTGACGCTGCGCTCTCGCGGCCCGACGCCGGCGTGCGGATCGCCGCGTCCCGACACGGCCAGTCGCTCACGACCGAGCGACTCGGTCGACTCGTCGGAACGATCGCGTCGGCTGGCGACATGACAGTCGCCTTTGGCGCGCCGGAGCGCGGCTTGCCGGCTATCCTCGGCGTCGAACCGGGTGCTGTCGACCCGTGCACCGTGGACGAGTTGGCGGCAGCCGTCGACGCGGCGGAACGGAATGACGAAACGGTCACCGGATCAGGATCGGACGGACCCCGATTCGACCTTTGGCTCAATACGGTTCCCAACCAGGGAAGCGAGGTCGTGCGAACCGAAGAAGCGATGTTCGCCACCCTCGGCCCCCTGACACTCACGGAGTGA
- a CDS encoding FKBP-type peptidyl-prolyl cis-trans isomerase, with translation MTIATGDSVSIEYTGRLEDGTVFDTSRESVAEETELADEQPDREFTPLTVEVGAGQVIDGLEDALIGMEPGDTPTVRIPPEKGYGEWSEERVRTFDPAELSQQLGDEQPEEGMFLQTQDGNLAEITEVTDEVIRVDFNPQLAGETLEFDIEVVSVAN, from the coding sequence ATGACGATAGCTACTGGCGATTCAGTCAGCATCGAGTATACAGGACGGCTCGAGGACGGGACCGTCTTCGACACCTCCCGGGAGTCAGTCGCCGAGGAGACCGAACTGGCCGACGAACAGCCGGACCGTGAGTTCACGCCGCTGACGGTCGAAGTCGGCGCTGGGCAGGTCATCGACGGGTTGGAGGACGCACTCATCGGCATGGAGCCGGGCGATACGCCGACTGTCAGGATCCCGCCGGAGAAAGGCTACGGCGAGTGGTCCGAGGAGCGCGTCCGGACGTTCGATCCGGCCGAACTCAGCCAGCAACTCGGTGACGAGCAGCCCGAGGAGGGGATGTTCCTCCAGACCCAGGACGGCAATCTCGCCGAAATTACCGAAGTAACGGACGAGGTCATCCGCGTCGACTTCAATCCGCAACTCGCGGGCGAGACCCTGGAGTTCGACATCGAAGTCGTCTCCGTCGCCAACTGA